The following nucleotide sequence is from Scleropages formosus chromosome 4, fSclFor1.1, whole genome shotgun sequence.
ttcctcccacactccaaagacctgctgttggggttcacccatagtgtttgtgacagaaagagtgtgttccactgatgtatggatgagtgacccattgtaagtagtgtatctagcagtgtaagtcaccttggtgaataaggtgtgtgggctggtaacactacatagtatccattgtaagtcgctttggataaaagcgtctgctaaataaataaatgtaatttagaaaATGCAGCATTCTGGTAATTAGTGTAAATTCTTTACCCATATCTCCCTTTGAATGCCTGTTTGACATTCTGTCTCCTGCTTCTCAGGGAAACCCAAGGTGGGTGCGTGGGCAACTTGTTGAGAACTGGTAAAGTGACAGTAATGTCAGACAACAAGTACGTCCACCACTTCAGGCGACAAGGCCCGGAGTTAGCTGGCGCTGGCTTCAACGTGGGGGATAAGATTGTGGTCAGCGGCCAGGATGTGAAGCTGTTTGCTGTGGCAAAGGGCTATGTCACTGAAGTCAGCAGACATGGCGTGGCCTGTAGTCTGGATCAGTAAGATCAGTTTTTAAATAGCTTATGTCTGGACTTGGTCTCCTTTATAACTTAATTTGAACAAGCACTTTAATGGATAAGTCCAGTAACATTCTAATTGTGACATGATTTcacttgaaaacatttttttaagagTTGCCCTTATGTCAGTGTTCTGAGCACTGCTTTCTAACAATTATAATTTCCTTTTTGAATCATTGCTATAGGAATCTGTCCAAGCTGCCAGGAGATGTTGTGTTTCGACTGGACCAGGATGAGGGCGAGAAGCAGTTGTATATCCATCTAGGAAATCTCTCCAAACTCATGGAGAACTCCCCGGAAAGGTGTGTTTCTTACATTAGCGCCTTTTTCCTTGTAATTATGTATTGAATAATACAAGAGTCAGGCATGTTGATATGTcgttgttttaaaaacattctaAATACTTCTGTAGTACTGTTGGATAAGGTACATTCTTTGAATGACtaataaaaattgtataaatgggttaaataactgtaggtgcCTCAAcactgagtcactttggagaaaaatgtaaatgaattgaataaatgtaatttaaatgtaatatgcaTTGATTGTCAGCAAAATAAGAACAAGGGAAGAGAGTAGGGAGACTTGTAAATTAGTTCTAGAAGTTGTATATGGTAGTTGCGAGCCCCACTGTTTTCTATCAGACAAGTTTATTGGAATTCTGTTTTACATTAACACCTGTTTCCTGTATCCAGTTGGggacttaaaatgatttaactctgatttttttttttgaatttggaGACAGACTTCTAATAGGTTATGTAATTTTCCGTGGAATGACCCACTCAGGTTGTCGTCATGGTCCTCGTAGCAACGCAATTTCTGCTTTGATTCTGATATCCCATGAATCTCTGCATCCTCAGCGAACGGCTCCGGAGGCTTGTCGTGGAGTTCGACCCTCCTCGCTTCATCCCATCTTTGAGCAGTGTATTGCCTCAAGACGCTAAGGACACTGTCGCCAATATCCTAAAAGGTCTGTCGTTAGACTTTTCAACCCACAGTTCctttcatttagcaaattttTCAGTAAAGCTGCTCACATCCACTATCTTTTTCAAATGTAGTACCCCCAAAAATCCCTCTTCAGAATTCGAGACTATGGTGCTAATCAACGTGCTTTATCAATGTATATGAACTTCCAGGGCTGAACAAACCTCAAAAGCAAGCCATGAAGAAGGTTTTGCTGTCCAAGGACTATACTCTCATCGTGGGTATGCCAGGGACTGGAAAGACCACCACCATCTGTTCTCTGGTATGTTCAATACAAGCTGATTCTTTCCAGACTTGTACTGACAGTGTTTTCCTTAAATCTGATGTCAGTGTTGATAAATATGCCGGAAAACATCAGTGCCAAGATGCTCTTAACCACATTTAATAAGCACTTAAGCAATTTTGTTAtaagcctaacattgtaagtggccaTGGTCAAAGTGTAATAGTAGCAGCAATATAATCACAGTGGCTCCTTGTGCTAAGTATAGTAGAGTTATGAATTTTCTatgatataaatgttttttatagtttattttaatagcattttataTGTGTCTGCTTTGTGACATTTCTGCTTGTTGTGGAGTGAACACAATCTACAGAAAGGAGTTTGGGCCTGGACTAATTCAGCTTAGTTtgagtgtttacagcttgtctgCCATTGACTGTCCATAGTCAATAATAAGATGAGGGACATTGCATGTGTCTAAGGGAGGAGCTGTCAACAATTATCACAGAGGAGCTTGTGcgaattaatattttcagtaattttatatttttaatttcagtatagCTCAAAATTAATGGGGTATCTGTATTAGTAAAGGTATCTGTACTCAACATTTACTTGATTGATCAGgtaataaaatttaatgaagTAGATTGTAACTAACACCATTCAGTGTTTGGCTCTTGCTTGTTCAGTTGCTACATCCTTGCGTGTATGTCAGCTATCCTGAGGTCCTCGTTGGTATAAAGTGGTAATACTTCATGGTACTTGTGAAAGTGGGCAGCGATCACCTATGTACGGCATTCCCACACCCTGCGCAGGTACGGATCCTGCACGCATGTGGCTTCAGCGTTCTGGTCACCAGTTACACACATTCGGCTGTGGACAACATCTTGCTGAAGCTGCGCAGGTTCAAGGTGAGCTTCCTGCGGTTGGGCCACGCTCACAAGGTGCACCCTGACATCAGGCCTTTCACCGAGGAGCAGATCTGCGCCCGCAGCGTTCACAGCCTGCCTGAACTGGAGCAGCTGTACAACCAGGAGGTGGGTGGGCTGAGGGAGTGGTGTTTCACAAACTTGCCATGTAATGTTAAACAGTGGCTAAATGAGGTGTTCTGTAAGGTATGGAAGAAGTAAGTGTATCAATCATTAATGACAGGTTATTTGAAATAAGATGCAGTGCAAGGAAATTATCAAGGTCCAAATCAAACAAATTAACAGCAATATTATATTAAAGAAACCAGTTATGAATCCAGTCAGATTTACATATACCTCTGGAATGGATGGAGATGCTGAAAAACTATCTTTAGTACTTGTTTTAGGAAACATGAGGATGCAGGATCAGTTGAATGTAACAGCCTGTGAATTTCAGTTGCCTGAAGAGTCCACAAGATGCAGACTTTCTCTTTGTTACATGTTTCCTCCTGGCTGATCACCTGTTGGAAGCATGTTGCTCTATGGTCTTATGTCACACCTTTCCTCACTACACCCCTAGCTGGTGGTTGCCACTACATGCATGGGCATTAGACACCCCATTTTCAGCCGACGCCGCTTTGACTTCTGCATTGTGGATGAGGCCTCCCAGATCAGCCAGCCTGTGTGCCTGGGGCCGCTGTTCTATGCTAAGCGCTTTGTCCTGGTGGGCGATCATCAGCAGCTGGCCCCCATTGTGAAGAGTCCTCAGGCCAGGTAACCATGGTCTCTCGCCACTGATTACTTTTCCCAGCAATCCTTCGTAGGGTGGTGTACTCACTGGGGGTTGTGCTTTGAAGCTCCCTGGTAACAGAACTCAGTTTTGCAGTAAGAGCTTTTACATACCTTGTCTTGTAGGGCTCTTGGGATGGACGAGAGCTTGTTCAAGCGTTTAGAACACCACAgcgatgcggtggtgcagctgaATGTGCAGTATAGGATGAACAGgtctgtattttcattaatatctCCACTTTCAATGcgtgcagctgtgtgtttctctttattaATGGTTCTGAACAGATGCACATATGTAATAGTACAGTTGTCCCTTGtaaatggaattttaatttgtattaataCTAAAGGATGGCATGGTATTTGCAGGTAGCACTAGTTATCAAGGGCTGTGTATTTAAATGTGGCTTTtagtccagctcagtctgtgcagagtttgcacagggtttcctccaggtgctcattTTTACCcatagtccagagacatgtCTCAAGTCCAGTCATTCAAGTGAATTTGAGAATCTTAATTGCCTATAGATAATTAGTGAGACAGatatgtgatggactggcattgtatcctgggtgtaccctgctttgcaCCCTCTGTTTCCAGATTTATGCTTCAGGACCACAGTGACTCTGTACTGGACAAGCAGGCTATGAAAAGGGGGGGGAATTATATCAATTGAAAGGAATGTATTCTCTACTGAAACTGATCCTTTAAGCATTTATCTAACatatgaaatgtctttttatttgaaatgctgTCTTGTTTTGACCTGAACTTGTTTCCTCAGTAAGATCATGTCTCTGAGCAACATGCTGATGTATGGAGGGAAACTGGAGTGTGGATCAGAGCGAACAGCCAATGCTGTACTGGAACTTCCAGGCAGGGGCGCTCTACTGCAGGAACTGGAACTCTCCGTGAGCCACACTGAGTATCTGGCCTGGGTCCAGGCTGTCCTGGAACCTCAGAAGCCCATCTGCTTCCTGGATACTAATAAGGTGAGACCACCACCTCATTGGTTGTAACATGCCCAGTTCTGCCACCTTGAGTATTGTCTTGTTCTCTAAAAACAGCAAATGGACACAGAGCGTACGTGAACATTTTGTTGTACAGGTTCCTGCTCCAGAATTGGTGACGAAAGGAGGAATCAGTAACCCTACGGAGGCCTTTTTGGTGCACTGTGTAGTCAGACTACTGCTGAAGGTGTGTCTATGGAATAAAAGTAAAACGTGGGATCTTCCACCTCTGAGAGTAGCCTAagctttgtgccttttttttctttttttaaaattccaaagCCTTCACTACATTCATGGGTACAAGTTATAGTTTCATTAGTCCTTATTGTGGGTTTCCTAAAGTTTCAGTTATAGAAAACTGGTGGGTTCATCTGCTTTATTACTCAAATGGACTACTGCAGCGAAGTTACTGTCACTGTATGACtggatttaataaaaaataatgctgcTGCATGCAGCACATTGTGCAATAAACAGATACTCTAATAAGATGTGAATTCCTGCTCCCCCACACCCAGGCAGGCTGTCATGCATCCAACATCGGGATTATCGCACCCTACCGACAGCAACTGAGTTCCATCTCCAGCCTGCTGGGGGACTCAGCATTCAGTGCAGTGGAGGTCAACACAGTAGACAAGTACCAGGGCCGGGACAAGAGCGTTGTCATTGTGTCCTTTGTCCGGAGCCACACAGAAGGCTACGTAAGTGTCCTGCCTGTCACAgacagggcttttttttttttttttccccccccctccctacAGTGAGCCCATATTGGTTAAATGTGCTACGCATGCTTCAGATTAACATCCTGAGCTgacaaaacactggaaaaagtaAGAATAGTCTCAGGATTTCTAAGAGATGCTTGTGAGTGGGCACACCACTATGAAACAAGTAATATGTATGGGAGAATCTAGGCAATGTGCTGGGTACTGCTCTCCTGGTGTGGTACTCCATGTCACCATGGCTCAAATTCTGAAATAAAGTATCTGATCTTGTTGGATGTTTATCATTTTATATGAGCAGACAGTTTGTTTCGTGGTATAATTTACATGTGATCATAGTTGAACTGTGGTATTGTGAGTGCTTGTAGGGGAAGACTGCACACATTGTTTGAAGTAGAGGAAAAACAATGGGTCTGtgaatgttaaaataaagcTAATTTTgcattggcttttttttttttttttttatcttgggCATTCAGTTTCAAATTGCTTAAGAGCACATTGATGTACAGAGTTGTACGAGTCACACTGCTTGTGGGCGAGAAGTTGTTTTTAAAGTCATCCACATGCACAGGTGGGCGAGCTGCTGAAGGACTGGCGCCGGCTAAACGTTGCTGTCACGCGAGCCAAACACAAGCTGATTATGCTGGGCTGCTCTCCCACCCTGTGCCACTATGCCCCTTTGGAAAAATTGCTGAAACACATGGAAGAGGAGGCCATGATATCCTTTCACTGTGTTCCTATGACACAGGAAGTGATTTGCTCAAGTTTTCATGGAGTTAAAAATGGGGGATGCAAAACTAATGGcaagatttacattacatcaccATACCAGTGTTTACAATATTACTTAAATCGGTGCAAATGGTCTAGTGGCTGATGTTTATTCTGAGGGACTGGTATTTGATTGGGGTCAGTAATGGTTTTGTAGGGATCACTAACTCATGGTGAAACAAAaagcttgtttttctttaactgAAACCCACATTGTCCAGCtgccaccagctgtccatgAAGCACTGCCAGCCATACATCTCATGTAAGGAACATGTGGTGAAAGGTACTGCCTCCACCTGGCAAACTGGTTTCTTAGATACTCTTGTCTCTTGGACTTTAGATTATAAATCTTTCTGAAGGGATGATGTTATTTGAATATACAAATGGTAAGGTCTGAAATAATGCAACAGTTGTGATTTTTCTGCTGCTATTAGGCATGACACAGTTGCAGTGTCCCAAAGCACACAATTTTACAGAATCTTTAGTTCAGTTCTTCCCCTGTTTAACTATGCTAATTCAaactttcattgtattttttccaatCAGTTAATGTTTTACTTGAATGTCATCTAAGTTGGAACATTGCAAACAATGTAATATTGTGAAAAGCTGCTGGAAACTAGGCAGAAGACATCTGTTGTCAGGGTATGCAAGTCATCAGGTTATGCATTTCACATAACTAAGTTTTTCCATCAGGAAATGGTACAATAGTTTTTCCTTTAGCACTGACTACTAATCACAAGGAAGGAAAACTGTATATGTTAACATTTCAATTTCATGTTTGTCATTACCTATTATCAAGGTCTTCCAGTTTAGTCCAACTGCAAGCAAAGTACTTTAAATAACATGTGAAAAGTCACCAATTTGTTGTACCAAAGGATCATAGGAGCTGCAAAAAATATGAAGTTGTGGAAAAGGTTGTTGCTGTATTATTCTAGAACACTTTATTCACAAATCCTTACTATCCAACTTAAACTGAATAGTGTGGTTTCATAGCCTTGCTGCTGACCTGAATAAAATTGTCTACTTCACAGGTGATAAATAcaccttttacattttacttcagGTCCCTTTTACCTCACAGCTAgacttttgtttgtgctgttttataGCTGTACATCCTGAACCAGTATTTAAATTCTCTTTATAGAAATTTTGTACAGTACAATTGTTTCAAaggtgttttgctttttaaataaagatgacTATTAAAATGTTTGGTTGCAGTAATTTTACTAAATCTATTATCCATTGTAAATGACAAAAGGGGACTTTTGGCCAAGAAAAACCATTAATTGAACATTACATGTTGCAGATTTGACCTTACTATGGAAGGCAAGAGAGCTAAGAGttgttaatgtttgttttacacaTGTCACACATACTGTAAGGCTAAAGCATGTAATTTGTCCATTAACATCCTATGAGACAGTTTGAAGTAAGCTAAACAACACTTTGCAGACATGGAGACTTCTCTAACTGCAGacattttttgcagttaaacTAATGGCAAGCATGGTGAGGTTAAGCACAGGCATCTATGTGTTTCTCATGGAGAGTTTAACACCTTCAGTGGTCCAGTTCAGAGTGGGAGTATGAGCATCCCCTTCAGTACCGTGACAGCTCTACCAGCAATGTCGACTCTTCCGTCATCTTTCAGGTTCAGAGTGAGCTCTCCACCTCGGCTGGAGCACTGGTAGGCTAACGTGCGCACACACAGTTTTCCATTTAACTGCAACAGCGTTCAGTGTACTGAACCAGTCTTGAATAATTGCATTCATATTTCTTATACACTGAAGTGACTTACTGAGAATCTGTTCAAGAATTCTCAATACTTTTACAAACAGTAATTGCGATGTCTGAAGAATTTCACAGGTTCAGATatctattttaaattgttttctcaatgaacagcaattaaaaatacttaCCCAGCATCTTTTTCTTGTCTAGTTTCTCTGACCAGTAACTGCCAAGTATAGTGTGTGCAGAGCCTGAAAATGCCAAGTAAAAATGGCACACATTCATACCTGACTTAACAGAAAGTAATTGCAAGGTGTGGGTTAAAAATGACTCTTGCTGTTACCCCCAGAAAGTCATACTTTAGGACACATGAATTCCAACAACACTCACCGGTCACAGGGTCCTCTGGAATCCCATGCCAGGGGGCAAAGTTCCTGGAGATGAAATCGTATGCTGGTTTTGAGGAAGGGTCTCCTTTCATCGTGACGATGATGGACTTTATCCTCCCGCTGCTCTCGGCATGCAGAAGAGCTTCCGGATCAGGCTGAAGGGAGGTCAAAGCCGTCCTGAAACATCACCAGAAAAAACCTCAAAGCTACAAAGGCACATAGAGCAATTACAGCCATATTTTCCAGGCATTAAGATTCAATAAGGAACCTTCTATAAGCTTGTCTATGTACCTGTCACAATGATCACTCAGACGCACCATTAGCGCCTTTATCGCTCCGCAGTGCTGCACATCAGCAACAGGCAGGTCTCCAACTGCAATCTGCAGGATACCATTCAAACCATGAACTATAGATACATTGATTCCCCATAAGCAAACCATATCTGAACTATAATTTGCTAACAGCAATAGAGCATATGTAAAAGCATAGAATTTTAACTCAGCAAGGTGGGTATGACATTATTATGAATTAAAGTTTAAATGTCTTGTACTTTCAAGCATTCATTGGTTTCCACTATAGTATTCCATTGTAGATTTGCTTTAAATTCCAAGAATTAAATACACTATTGTTAAAAATTCTGCCAACTTACTTTAATTAGATCTTTCACCTCTTTTGGGTCCTGAAGAACATAAGAATAGATAGTTATAAATCATTTATAACCTTGCAAAGATTAAGCTATAAATGATTAACTAGGAAAATGTAGAACTAAGGACTGGGCTAAGGATAAGACAGAGAATGCTAGTGTCATAAGGCAGTGAAAGTTCCAGTTTTGAAAcaagatgtttttaaataacaGCCATGAAATATGGGAGACATACAGTACTACAGTATAATTGCTATGTCACACCCTACATCGCCACATTTTGCCTACCTGTGGAGTGGGCTTGTTTTGAGGAAAATCCATGACTATGGCCTCTTCATGCATGCGAACATACAGCTCACCGCTCAGAGTCTCAAATGTCACGGAGGggttaacattttcttttaaatacataaaaaatgtattacaagGGCACCAGTTCAAGCATCATACAGTGGGTGTATTTCATATTCTTAAACTCACTTTGTTTTCTTCGTAAGAGTTACTTCGCTGCTTCTACAAGAGCACAAAGTATGTCACAGCTGtctatacaatatatatatatgttaacatatttactgtgtgtgtatatatgtcatttttacatgatttttaCCCAGGGGAAGATCTTATAAATGGTaagttaaaaagagaaaaagacataagTAtgagtgttcatcacacaagatGTTTTTTCTGTATATGAGGACCGCTAGTGTCTCCACTCAAAAAACTCATACTTTTGTGGTAAAACAGCACAGCCGCTGAAGCAATGGTGGCATGTCCACACAGGGGGATTTCATTTTTCGGGGTAAACCACCTCAGCCCAAAACGGACCCCTGCAAGGAAGACAAAACTGAAATTGCTAACATTATCCAAGTAATGACAATAGATTTAAGACGCATTTAATGTGAACAAGCTGTTTATCCTGTATAAAAACGATGTAGGATCAGAACCAGAACTCTTGTTCCAGGCAAAGTGTGGCTGTGAcatttgataaatgtttttgtatagTGTGAGACAAATAGAATTTCTACAGCAAAATTCTGCAAAACTGATTTGCTTTTTAATACCTGCACATCTGAATAAATGGAAGATTACACATCCATACACAACCATGTTACATGGTTTAACAGAACACCTGAACTGAAGTCATCCGAAGAGTTCAGTGTCCAGATGAACGCCGTCTCTGAAAGGTTCATCTCTGCTGCAATTTTCTGGTACAGGTCATCGTGCAATTCCTGGGTatgtggaaaagcatttcaattattactattacttgtttaaataaattaaccgCTGTCAGCCACTTGATCACGGAACGGCTTGGTGACACTCACATGTTGCAGAAGGCAAACCGCTGCAGGATTGCCTCGGAAAGCTTGGGTGGTGAAGGCATCCACTACGAATATGGGGATGTTCATGGCTCACCGTAGGCTGTCAGGGTGTTTCACAGATTCACCGTGGACCTGCAATAATGCTGTGTGACTGAGACCCCTCTgtgctgaatttatttatttaagtgctctgcaatggactttAATCCTCTGAGGAGTAAGGCCTCATTTAAAGGGACACCGTCAGAGAGATTTAAAACTTTAAAGCTGCATGGAGATTAAAATACTTTGactcaccaaaaaaaattatgtattttttaaattatcacagctgcaaaaaaaaaaaaaaaacctgccactTTATAGGGGAAACTAACATACTGTACTAATAAACTAAATATGGGTGGCACAGAGGGccgcacctgggtggtgtgagaggtggtgttctccccgtgtctgcatgggtttcctctggctgctctggtttcctcccacagtccaaagacatgctgttcaggttcccatagtgtatgagtgacagagagtgtgtgttccgcagatgtatggatgagtgactcattgtagtgtatctagcagtgtaagtcaccttggtaaataagcctgtgtgtgtgtgggctgatagtatgAAGTCGCCTggaagtgtctgcaaaataataaataaatgtaaataatgactATAATTACTCAGGGTCCTTCACGAAGCAATCTCTAAAGAATTTGCAACATACCGACTACATGTAAGAAATCACTGACAAAACGCC
It contains:
- the LOC108932864 gene encoding phenazine biosynthesis-like domain-containing protein is translated as MNIPIFVVDAFTTQAFRGNPAAVCLLQHELHDDLYQKIAAEMNLSETAFIWTLNSSDDFSSGVRFGLRWFTPKNEIPLCGHATIASAAVLFYHKKNVNPSVTFETLSGELYVRMHEEAIVMDFPQNKPTPQDPKEVKDLIKIAVGDLPVADVQHCGAIKALMVRLSDHCDRTALTSLQPDPEALLHAESSGRIKSIIVTMKGDPSSKPAYDFISRNFAPWHGIPEDPVTGSAHTILGSYWSEKLDKKKMLAYQCSSRGGELTLNLKDDGRVDIAGRAVTVLKGMLILPL